Proteins encoded by one window of Channa argus isolate prfri chromosome 1, Channa argus male v1.0, whole genome shotgun sequence:
- the cdca5 gene encoding sororin, translated as MDQGTPQNIMAKSNNNCGSQRRRSPRLSSPQANREAENKMALGVVAVKRSITVRKIAPRKTAAPSDHNKENTPRRLESDDSQQKKHKVSTPGPVPGREGSSSAKRKKAAAMPSPILPSPPPPPRPQQPTADPEDEVWSQKVRRSYSRLSDKSVNSPNSRETFFGFEKLTTPEVVRAVGHLKAGLEVSGSLSDLNSFTHLLEADDCGSIYEPDPNIPGVAVVKKRRRKKVQQLDNTELDALAAKMNAEFEEAEDFELVVE; from the coding sequence ATGGACCAAGGGACGCCTCAGAACATAATGGCGAAGTCGAATAACAATTGCGGCTCGCAGCGCAGACGGTCACCGCGGTTGAGTTCTCCTCAGGCTAACAgagaagctgaaaacaaaatggcGCTGGGTGTTGTCGCCGTTAAACGCTCCATCACTGTGAGGAAAATAGCACCCAGGAAAACAGCCGCGCCGTCGGATCATAACAAGGAGAATACGCCGAGGCGATTGGAGTCCGACGACAGCCAGCAGAAAAAGCACAAGGTGTCCACGCCAGGTCCTGTCCCGGGCCGTGAGGGTTCATCCTCAGCCAAAAGGAAGAAGGCGGCTGCAATGCCTTCACCGatcctcccctctcctccgCCGCCTCCTCGTCCTCAGCAGCCGACGGCGGATCCAGAGGACGAGGTTTGGTCACAGAAAGTGCGCCGCTCCTACAGCCGCCTCAGCGACAAGTCCGTCAACAGCCCCAACTCTCGTGAAACTTTTTTCGGTTTTGAGAAGCTGACGACCCCCGAGGTGGTCCGGGCAGTCGGACATTTAAAGGCCGGCCTGGAAGTTTCTGGATCCTTGTCGGATCTAAACTCATTCACGCATTTGCTTGAGGCGGATGACTGCGGTTCGATCTATGAGCCGGATCCAAACATACCCGGGGTGGCTGTggtgaagaagaggagaaggaagaaggTGCAGCAGCTAGACAACACGGAGCTGGATGCACTGGCTGCAAAGATGAACGCAGAGTTTGAGGAGGCAGAGGATTTTGAGCTGGTTGTGGAGTGA
- the LOC137122337 gene encoding UPF0500 protein C1orf216 homolog isoform X2: MRVFLGKDREETALMGESQSRSVMLHHQDQPLSSAYGGKGGTNHKSSSSLQNRRCDKDSNFNFLPGKDDESFTSNRGGDENRNQVRPRNLGPLGRDPSNSSLSSGFHHTSGLLSPRSRLPCWSPLEPLPEIESGDDGYGRVPPDGAEERRLEGEEGKMMMSQNNEKQREKRELQRRKGSEGFREREEAEDDEELDDGDEWGDSDSESEFSCHSGGSVSSLNMESGGEGMLTGGWDRIGVGEPKSNQQESDQSRNGNREPAERHRSFSHKSLTAGTLGNVLEEGTEEQDEGDDQSSDSDGEVPELMDAVWTLRDRERFKAQEMEKHQVQLTMYRRLALIRWVRTLQGRVQEQQNRLQSSFDVILTHRKELLRMGAAAAVASAAAPTAAVGQS, encoded by the exons ATGAGGGTGTTTCTGggaaaggacagagaggagacagcACTGATGGG tgaGTCTCAGTCGAGGTCAGTGATGCTTCACCATCAGGACCAACCTCTGAGCTCAGCCTATGGAGGGAAGGGAGGCACCAACCATAAATCTTCCTCTTCGCTCCAAAACAGGAGGTGTGATAAAGACAGCAACTTCAACTTCCTGCCAGGCAAAGACGACGAAAGCTTCACAAgcaacagaggaggagatgagaaCCGAAACCAGGTGCGTCCCCGTAACTTGGGCCCACTGGGTCGCGACCCTTCGAACTCCTCACTGTCTTCTGGGTTTCATCACACCTCAGGTCTCCTCTCACCACGATCCCGTCTGCCCTGCTGGAGCCCTCTGGAGCCTCTGCCCGAAATCGAGAGCGGGGATGATGGGTACGGTCGAGTTCCCCCTGACGGAGCTGAGGAAAGGAGGttggagggagaggaggggaagatgatgatgagtcaaaacaatgagaaacaaagagagaaaagggagcTGCAGAGGAGGAAAGGCAGCGAAGGGTTCAGAGAAAGGGAGGAAGCAGAAGACGATGAAGAGCTGGACGATGGTGACGAATGGGGCGACAGCGACTCTGAGTCTGAGTTCAGCTGTCATTCCGGTGGAAGCGTGTCCTCCCTCAACATGGAGAGTGGAGGTGAAGGGATGCTCACGGGAGGCTGGGACCGCATCGGAGTTGGAGAACCAAAATCGAACCAGCAGGAAAGCGACCAGAGCAGAAATGGCAACAGAGAACCAGCTGAAAGACACAGAAGCTTCAGCCACAAATCGCTGACAGCAGGCACCCTGGGAAATGTTCTGGAGGAAGGAACAGAAGAACAGGATGAAGGCGATGACCAGTCTTCAGACTCAGATGGCGAGGTGCCAGAGCTGATGGACGCCGTGTGGACGCTGAGGGATCGCGAGCGCTTCAAGGCCCAGGAAATGGAGAAGCATCAGGTGCAGCTGACCATGTATCGCCGCTTGGCGCTGATCCGCTGGGTCCGCACCCTGCAGGGCCGCGTCCAGGAGCAGCAGAACCGCCTGCAGTCCAGCTTTGACGTCATCCTCACACACAGGAAGGAACTGCTGCGCATGGGCGCCGCTGCTGCCGTAGCCTCCGCCGCCGCTCCCACGGCGGCTGTCGGCCAGTCATAA
- the LOC137122337 gene encoding uncharacterized protein isoform X1, protein MALQAVHNSGKVFLCASSSPSPVSEVPLLSRSFISQNHSGTERMGGGGGGGGEEEEDKHRRRGRVGRVQCPASPPKRKPDKKRKKSESQSRSVMLHHQDQPLSSAYGGKGGTNHKSSSSLQNRRCDKDSNFNFLPGKDDESFTSNRGGDENRNQVRPRNLGPLGRDPSNSSLSSGFHHTSGLLSPRSRLPCWSPLEPLPEIESGDDGYGRVPPDGAEERRLEGEEGKMMMSQNNEKQREKRELQRRKGSEGFREREEAEDDEELDDGDEWGDSDSESEFSCHSGGSVSSLNMESGGEGMLTGGWDRIGVGEPKSNQQESDQSRNGNREPAERHRSFSHKSLTAGTLGNVLEEGTEEQDEGDDQSSDSDGEVPELMDAVWTLRDRERFKAQEMEKHQVQLTMYRRLALIRWVRTLQGRVQEQQNRLQSSFDVILTHRKELLRMGAAAAVASAAAPTAAVGQS, encoded by the exons ATGGCGCTGCAGGCTGTGCACAATTCAGGCAAGGTCTTTTTATGCGCAAG CTCCAGTCCCAGCCCAGTTTCGGAAGTGCCATTACTCAGCCGGTCCTTTATTTCCCAGAACCACAGTGGCACGGAGAggatgggaggaggaggaggaggaggaggagaggaagaggaagataaACATCGGAGGAGGGGGAGAGTTGGGAGGGTGCAGTGCCCAGCTTCTCCACCGAAGAGAAAAccagataaaaagagaaaaaaaag tgaGTCTCAGTCGAGGTCAGTGATGCTTCACCATCAGGACCAACCTCTGAGCTCAGCCTATGGAGGGAAGGGAGGCACCAACCATAAATCTTCCTCTTCGCTCCAAAACAGGAGGTGTGATAAAGACAGCAACTTCAACTTCCTGCCAGGCAAAGACGACGAAAGCTTCACAAgcaacagaggaggagatgagaaCCGAAACCAGGTGCGTCCCCGTAACTTGGGCCCACTGGGTCGCGACCCTTCGAACTCCTCACTGTCTTCTGGGTTTCATCACACCTCAGGTCTCCTCTCACCACGATCCCGTCTGCCCTGCTGGAGCCCTCTGGAGCCTCTGCCCGAAATCGAGAGCGGGGATGATGGGTACGGTCGAGTTCCCCCTGACGGAGCTGAGGAAAGGAGGttggagggagaggaggggaagatgatgatgagtcaaaacaatgagaaacaaagagagaaaagggagcTGCAGAGGAGGAAAGGCAGCGAAGGGTTCAGAGAAAGGGAGGAAGCAGAAGACGATGAAGAGCTGGACGATGGTGACGAATGGGGCGACAGCGACTCTGAGTCTGAGTTCAGCTGTCATTCCGGTGGAAGCGTGTCCTCCCTCAACATGGAGAGTGGAGGTGAAGGGATGCTCACGGGAGGCTGGGACCGCATCGGAGTTGGAGAACCAAAATCGAACCAGCAGGAAAGCGACCAGAGCAGAAATGGCAACAGAGAACCAGCTGAAAGACACAGAAGCTTCAGCCACAAATCGCTGACAGCAGGCACCCTGGGAAATGTTCTGGAGGAAGGAACAGAAGAACAGGATGAAGGCGATGACCAGTCTTCAGACTCAGATGGCGAGGTGCCAGAGCTGATGGACGCCGTGTGGACGCTGAGGGATCGCGAGCGCTTCAAGGCCCAGGAAATGGAGAAGCATCAGGTGCAGCTGACCATGTATCGCCGCTTGGCGCTGATCCGCTGGGTCCGCACCCTGCAGGGCCGCGTCCAGGAGCAGCAGAACCGCCTGCAGTCCAGCTTTGACGTCATCCTCACACACAGGAAGGAACTGCTGCGCATGGGCGCCGCTGCTGCCGTAGCCTCCGCCGCCGCTCCCACGGCGGCTGTCGGCCAGTCATAA